In one window of Chlamydiota bacterium DNA:
- the glmS gene encoding glutamine--fructose-6-phosphate transaminase (isomerizing) produces the protein MCGIIGYIGHKNAVPILLDGLARLEYRGYDSSGLSVMNGRGNLRILKKVGPLANLVKLIEPLHLDSSIGLGHTRWATHGRPLDHNAHPHGDCIGSIAVIHNGIIENFQELKEALQKKGHRFSSDTDTEMIAHEIEETLAKDKVTLEEAVRKTLQKLKGTYALGVMHQAYPDLLIAARKGSPLVIGLGKDENFIASDVSPLLTETRKVIYLQDEQMAVLKRNECKVKNLLGRTVRSKIDHVSWNLDQAEKGGFEKFMLKEIHEQPGILKNVWMGRIDLKKGSVRFESEILTSLQIKVIRRVIIIACGTAYYAGLCGKYILEHYTNIPVEVDLGSEFRYRPIKVSRGTLVIAVSQSGETADTLASIRKAKELGCRVLSIVNVVGSTLTRESHSVIYTQAGPEIGVASTKAYLTQLAAFYLLSVYLGRAKHQMPDDVAETLLSELVKIPDKIQWVLDHQESIKACAKKYYRAKSSFYLGRGFNYPTALEGALKNKEISYSHAEAYAAGEMKHGPIALIDKTFPVVCICTRGSVYEKMISNVKEIQARRGKLIIIANSKDRVLEELADDRIEVPETLEELSPLVNVIPLQLLAYYLALYRGCDIDRPRNLAKSVTVE, from the coding sequence ATGTGTGGAATCATTGGATATATCGGTCATAAAAATGCGGTGCCCATTCTTTTGGATGGGCTTGCACGATTGGAATATCGTGGATATGACTCCTCTGGACTCAGTGTGATGAATGGGAGGGGGAATTTACGGATTCTAAAAAAAGTGGGCCCTCTTGCGAATTTAGTGAAGCTAATAGAGCCCCTTCATCTTGATTCAAGCATTGGCCTGGGACATACCCGTTGGGCAACGCATGGCCGTCCTTTAGATCATAATGCGCATCCCCACGGCGATTGCATAGGTTCAATTGCCGTTATTCATAATGGGATCATTGAGAATTTTCAAGAATTGAAAGAGGCTTTGCAAAAAAAGGGACATCGTTTTTCTTCGGATACGGATACGGAGATGATTGCTCATGAAATTGAAGAAACTTTGGCGAAAGATAAAGTGACCTTAGAGGAGGCCGTCCGGAAGACCCTCCAAAAGCTTAAAGGAACATACGCTTTGGGAGTCATGCATCAAGCCTACCCGGATCTTTTGATTGCAGCACGTAAAGGGAGTCCTTTGGTGATTGGATTAGGGAAAGACGAAAATTTTATTGCCAGTGATGTTTCGCCTTTATTAACAGAGACACGGAAAGTCATTTATCTTCAGGATGAGCAAATGGCTGTCTTAAAGAGAAATGAATGCAAAGTCAAAAATCTTTTAGGCCGTACTGTTCGTTCTAAAATTGATCATGTCTCATGGAATTTGGACCAGGCTGAGAAGGGTGGATTTGAGAAGTTCATGCTGAAAGAAATTCATGAACAGCCAGGGATTTTAAAAAATGTTTGGATGGGGAGAATTGATTTAAAAAAGGGGTCGGTCCGGTTTGAGTCTGAGATTCTGACTTCACTCCAAATCAAGGTTATTCGCCGAGTGATTATTATTGCCTGTGGAACGGCCTATTATGCAGGTCTTTGCGGGAAATATATTTTAGAGCACTACACCAATATTCCTGTCGAGGTTGATTTAGGAAGCGAGTTTCGATATCGGCCGATTAAAGTGAGTCGGGGAACACTCGTGATTGCGGTCAGTCAATCTGGAGAAACGGCAGATACCCTGGCCAGTATTCGTAAGGCCAAAGAACTCGGTTGTCGTGTTCTTTCAATCGTCAATGTCGTCGGAAGTACCCTTACGCGAGAAAGCCATTCCGTGATTTATACTCAAGCAGGTCCTGAAATTGGAGTAGCCTCCACCAAGGCCTATTTGACTCAGCTTGCGGCTTTTTATCTTTTGAGTGTCTATCTGGGCCGGGCCAAACATCAGATGCCGGATGATGTTGCAGAGACTCTTTTATCAGAGCTCGTAAAAATTCCTGATAAAATTCAGTGGGTTTTAGATCATCAAGAGTCGATTAAGGCTTGTGCGAAAAAATATTATCGGGCCAAGAGTTCATTTTATTTAGGACGCGGCTTTAATTATCCGACCGCCTTAGAAGGAGCTCTTAAAAACAAGGAAATTTCTTACAGTCATGCTGAGGCGTATGCGGCTGGAGAGATGAAGCATGGTCCTATTGCCCTTATTGATAAAACTTTTCCTGTCGTATGCATCTGTACCCGAGGAAGTGTTTATGAAAAGATGATTTCAAATGTAAAAGAGATTCAAGCACGGCGTGGAAAACTGATCATCATTGCTAATTCTAAAGATCGTGTTTTAGAAGAATTAGCGGACGATAGAATTGAAGTCCCTGAAACGCTTGAAGAACTCTCACCCCTCGTCAACGTCATTCCTCTTCAGCTCCTGGCCTATTATCTTGCTCTTTATAGAGGCTGTGACATCGATCGACCTCGTAATCTTGCCAAAAGTGTGACGGTAGAGTAA
- a CDS encoding NYN domain-containing protein: MLDFQRLRVYLRDKYSITKSFLFIGYLPENQSLYKNLQDSGYILIFKPTLRYGEGHIKGNVDAELVLHAMIEYSHYEKALVITGDGDFYCLVDYFNKQSKLLKLLVPNVNKYSKLLNSFAPNKLDFMNNLRNKLEHKKREPIA, translated from the coding sequence ATATTAGATTTTCAAAGACTGCGTGTATATTTAAGGGACAAATACAGCATAACCAAATCTTTTTTATTTATAGGGTATCTTCCTGAAAATCAGTCGTTATATAAAAATCTTCAAGACAGCGGATATATTCTTATATTCAAACCAACTTTAAGATATGGAGAAGGTCACATTAAAGGTAATGTTGATGCTGAGCTCGTTTTACATGCAATGATCGAATATAGTCATTATGAAAAAGCCTTGGTTATTACGGGGGATGGAGACTTTTATTGTTTGGTTGATTACTTTAACAAACAAAGTAAATTGCTAAAACTACTAGTTCCAAACGTTAATAAATATTCAAAGTTGCTTAACTCTTTTGCTCCTAATAAATTAGATTTTATGAATAATCTGAGAAATAAATTAGAACACAAAAAAAGAGAGCCAATTGCATAA
- a CDS encoding type II toxin-antitoxin system PemK/MazF family toxin — protein MIKFPKRGEVYWVRLDPAIGSEIKKTRPGLIVSNDVGNEVSTRVIVAPITSEAKKLYPFEAEIILKGNRNKVLLDQMRTLDKRRLGEKMAEVSLDEMEKVDKALKLVLNLD, from the coding sequence ATGATTAAATTTCCGAAAAGAGGGGAAGTTTATTGGGTCAGGCTTGATCCTGCTATTGGAAGCGAGATCAAAAAAACGAGACCAGGTCTGATCGTTTCCAATGATGTGGGAAATGAGGTTTCTACGCGTGTGATTGTGGCTCCGATTACTTCTGAGGCTAAGAAGCTTTACCCCTTTGAAGCAGAGATCATTTTGAAGGGGAATAGAAATAAGGTTTTGCTTGATCAGATGAGGACCCTTGACAAAAGGCGATTAGGAGAAAAGATGGCCGAGGTTTCGCTCGATGAGATGGAGAAAGTTGATAAAGCCCTTAAACTTGTTCTTAACTTAGATTAA
- a CDS encoding CDP-alcohol phosphatidyltransferase family protein, producing MNVESIVKKSSLNLANRITMGRILLVPIFVVLILSYREAKELEGEWLRITALVIFGLAIITDAVDGFIARTRNQKTTLGTFLDPIADKLLLISSIILLTLPNSSLGYHLPFWFAVLAISRDAFIVLGAILIHMLNGSVKVVPNPLGKMTTFLQMISIAWILLKFPGPQCWVWAAALATFSSAIGYFIFGSRQLNGSIKIQ from the coding sequence ATGAATGTTGAGTCGATCGTTAAAAAAAGTTCTCTCAATCTTGCCAATCGGATTACGATGGGAAGAATTCTTTTGGTTCCTATTTTTGTTGTTTTGATTTTAAGTTATCGAGAGGCGAAAGAATTGGAAGGGGAGTGGTTGAGGATAACGGCGCTGGTGATTTTTGGTTTAGCCATTATCACGGATGCGGTGGATGGTTTCATTGCCCGTACGCGTAACCAGAAAACAACTTTAGGAACTTTCTTAGATCCTATTGCAGATAAACTGCTTTTGATTTCGTCCATTATTTTACTGACCCTTCCTAATTCATCCTTGGGATATCATCTTCCATTTTGGTTCGCTGTTTTAGCCATATCTCGTGATGCTTTTATTGTATTGGGAGCGATTCTTATTCACATGCTTAATGGAAGTGTTAAGGTTGTTCCAAACCCTTTAGGGAAAATGACCACTTTTTTGCAAATGATTAGCATCGCTTGGATTTTGCTGAAGTTTCCGGGTCCCCAGTGTTGGGTTTGGGCGGCGGCCCTAGCGACTTTTTCGTCTGCCATTGGATATTTTATTTTTGGAAGCCGCCAATTAAATGGAAGCATTAAAATACAATAA
- a CDS encoding deoxyguanosinetriphosphate triphosphohydrolase: MTRQEYEAIEEKILAPYARKSGETPGRVYVEEEHPFRTAFQRDRDRIVHSRAFRRLEYKTQVFVNHEGDHYRTRLTHTMEVAQIGRNIARALCLNEDLTEAICLAHDVGHPPFGHSGEKALDVMMKDIGGFEHNQQSLRIVEKLERRYPQFEGLNLTWEVREGIQKHRPGKVANLSSLEAQIADCSDDTAYLCHDVDDGLASELLNEKDLEQVELWTDTFQKVKNDFPNVENEVRCYYTVRNMINSMVTDLVENSEKMIQSVDLKSPDDLSQVNRRLIDFSPLMRKQVQSLREFLFKFLYNHVLVEKMNTRAHEVVCDLFKIYQESPHLLKETTQAKLKVTPPVVSPLGQSANSGPDFGSMTKGAHLYQVVCDYIAGMTDRFALNEHKRLCELEDRI, encoded by the coding sequence ATGACTCGTCAAGAGTATGAAGCCATAGAAGAAAAAATTCTAGCTCCCTATGCACGGAAAAGCGGAGAGACGCCTGGACGGGTGTATGTCGAAGAGGAGCATCCTTTTCGAACGGCTTTTCAAAGGGATCGGGACCGCATTGTTCATTCACGGGCTTTTCGCCGTTTGGAGTATAAGACCCAAGTTTTTGTGAACCATGAAGGGGATCATTATCGGACGCGACTAACGCATACGATGGAGGTTGCTCAGATTGGCCGAAACATCGCTAGGGCTTTATGTTTGAACGAAGATTTAACTGAAGCGATTTGCCTGGCTCATGATGTGGGACACCCTCCCTTCGGTCACAGTGGGGAAAAAGCGCTGGATGTCATGATGAAAGATATTGGGGGATTTGAGCATAATCAGCAGAGTCTTCGAATTGTTGAGAAACTGGAAAGGCGCTACCCCCAGTTTGAAGGACTCAATTTGACTTGGGAGGTTCGTGAAGGGATTCAAAAACATCGTCCAGGTAAAGTCGCAAATCTTTCAAGCCTGGAAGCTCAAATTGCTGATTGCTCTGATGACACGGCCTACCTCTGTCATGACGTCGATGATGGGCTGGCGTCTGAATTATTGAACGAAAAAGATCTTGAGCAAGTCGAATTGTGGACTGATACCTTTCAAAAAGTGAAAAATGATTTTCCGAATGTTGAGAATGAAGTTCGCTGTTATTACACCGTGCGTAATATGATTAATTCCATGGTGACAGATTTGGTTGAAAACAGTGAAAAGATGATTCAATCGGTTGATTTGAAAAGCCCAGATGATTTGAGCCAAGTCAATCGTCGCTTGATTGACTTTAGTCCTTTGATGAGAAAACAAGTGCAGAGTTTAAGGGAGTTTTTATTTAAATTTCTTTATAATCATGTTCTGGTAGAGAAGATGAACACCCGAGCGCATGAAGTTGTTTGCGATCTTTTTAAAATTTATCAGGAGAGTCCTCATCTTCTGAAAGAAACGACTCAAGCAAAATTAAAAGTCACACCCCCTGTCGTTAGCCCTTTGGGCCAATCCGCCAACAGCGGACCTGACTTTGGCAGCATGACGAAGGGGGCTCATCTTTATCAAGTGGTCTGCGATTATATTGCGGGTATGACGGATCGTTTTGCCTTGAACGAGCATAAGCGGCTTTGCGAGTTGGAGGACCGGATTTAA
- the der gene encoding ribosome biogenesis GTPase Der produces MMLKKNTIAIIGRPNVGKSTLFNRLVGHRISIVHEESGVTRDRVQTRCESNGLLFNLVDTGGVDLREKDSLHQQVREQVREALKEASLLLFTVDVQEGITSLDREVARWVRESGKKVFLVVNKVDNLNEELAAREFHQLGFEPVVMISATHGRGISELMDFVEEILEKPEKSDENKDQKVIPVVDAIKVSVVGKPNVGKSTLINHLFGKKRLIVDDAPGTTRDAVDVEIEIGGRPFVFVDTAGMRKRKQVRRGPETFSVMRALNSIRRADLSVLVLDGASGVSAQDVRILDEIRRGMKGCVLALNKWDLVKEAPEKEFSKMLVSRWKFLEIYPMIFCSALTGFRIENLIQKIIQVYDNARVRISEDDLDKFIHRAIEFRQPPSEQGHVPRFFSMTQDGVTPPQFSIQVNQANFVKESYRFFLEREFRKKFGFEGVPIQFTYKSKIKNQKSK; encoded by the coding sequence ATGATGCTTAAAAAAAATACCATTGCCATTATTGGTCGACCCAATGTCGGAAAATCGACGCTCTTTAACCGTCTTGTAGGCCATCGGATTTCAATTGTTCATGAAGAATCGGGTGTGACACGTGATCGGGTTCAGACACGTTGTGAATCCAATGGACTTCTCTTTAATTTGGTGGATACCGGAGGTGTGGATCTTCGAGAAAAGGATTCTCTTCATCAACAAGTTCGCGAACAGGTCCGCGAAGCTTTAAAAGAAGCCAGCCTTTTACTTTTTACAGTCGATGTCCAAGAAGGGATCACGTCACTGGATCGAGAGGTGGCCAGGTGGGTTAGAGAATCTGGGAAAAAGGTGTTTTTGGTGGTCAATAAAGTAGATAATCTGAATGAGGAATTGGCCGCTCGAGAGTTTCATCAATTAGGTTTTGAACCGGTGGTGATGATTTCTGCAACCCATGGGCGAGGTATTTCAGAATTAATGGATTTTGTAGAAGAAATATTAGAAAAACCTGAAAAAAGCGATGAGAATAAAGATCAAAAAGTGATTCCTGTTGTTGATGCGATTAAAGTGTCGGTGGTTGGAAAACCCAATGTAGGAAAATCAACCCTGATCAATCATCTTTTTGGAAAAAAACGTTTAATTGTAGATGATGCTCCTGGAACCACACGGGATGCGGTAGATGTCGAGATTGAAATTGGAGGACGACCCTTTGTTTTTGTGGATACCGCCGGGATGCGTAAGAGAAAACAGGTTCGAAGGGGCCCTGAGACTTTCAGTGTCATGCGGGCTTTAAACAGTATTCGCCGGGCTGATCTTTCGGTTTTAGTTTTAGATGGTGCCTCTGGAGTGAGTGCTCAAGATGTCAGGATTTTGGATGAGATTCGTAGAGGCATGAAGGGATGTGTCTTGGCTTTGAATAAATGGGATCTGGTTAAAGAAGCACCTGAAAAAGAATTTTCTAAGATGCTGGTCTCACGGTGGAAGTTTTTGGAGATTTATCCTATGATTTTTTGTTCAGCCTTAACAGGGTTTAGAATCGAAAATTTAATTCAAAAAATTATTCAAGTTTATGACAATGCGCGGGTTCGAATTTCAGAAGACGATCTAGACAAATTTATTCATCGGGCGATAGAGTTTCGTCAACCTCCCAGTGAACAAGGACATGTCCCTCGATTTTTTTCGATGACTCAGGATGGAGTAACCCCCCCTCAATTTAGTATTCAAGTCAATCAGGCAAACTTTGTGAAAGAGTCCTACCGGTTTTTTCTAGAACGAGAGTTTCGAAAAAAATTTGGTTTTGAAGGGGTTCCCATACAATTTACTTATAAATCAAAAATCAAAAATCAAAAATCAAAATGA
- a CDS encoding tetratricopeptide repeat protein, translating into MVKKIISTSTNRPKYFFDRLPIVCLVFLVLSIPLAYSSITYYPTQIKNLVFGLGGCVLLSIIFLNFDEVRIFKIRNRWMDGLLLLFWVVNAVSLLMSSSHLSAIPYLSELGLLIFFFYAYARLAEKGFAHFFIKINNLALLFILGMGIFQILFHQSPWLGNKPTSFFGNPNFYGAYLIALWPVLLLGLRNEINPLAPLKLRGGKALQFISLIDLILFMINAVFIRSWAMVLSLGLSIPFLILIHFKNRRLRLGTLGVYGAFVIFIFQIPWVKESLVTQIVQDVRPFIWKGTLQLIQDHPLLGCGPGQYFVFYPPYRIPEYFINSESVDNTDHAHSEILELFAETGIIGVLVFILFLLLLGIKAFERAKSLDPFSKNILFSLLLGALLLYFENLFDVNLRYLSSKFVFWSFLGTSYGLCFLDKGEKKSFRKNSFVQRIICFSGVIVSVTVFYQGFFRPFLSEVYFEKGVQARKQGFYEKALSFYQKALQINQQHIEARYRMAFLYGLMERNEEAAKTYEKVIEFAPFFASVHGNLGTIYSRMGDLEKAGQHLLLQVRMNPYDPSRLCSLASVVLRTGQIEKGMLILKRVLLLDPKNEFAHEMIQKIKAEKWA; encoded by the coding sequence TTGGTTAAGAAAATAATTTCTACCTCTACGAATCGCCCAAAATATTTTTTTGATAGACTCCCAATCGTTTGTTTAGTATTCCTCGTTCTTTCTATTCCCCTCGCTTACAGTTCCATCACCTATTATCCGACTCAGATTAAAAACTTAGTCTTTGGACTAGGGGGGTGTGTTCTTCTTTCAATTATTTTTTTAAATTTTGATGAGGTTCGAATCTTTAAGATTAGAAATCGATGGATGGATGGTCTTCTTCTTCTGTTTTGGGTGGTGAATGCTGTGAGTCTTTTGATGAGTTCATCGCATCTTTCAGCTATTCCGTATCTTTCAGAATTGGGCCTTCTGATATTCTTTTTTTATGCCTATGCCAGGCTAGCTGAAAAGGGTTTTGCACATTTTTTTATCAAGATCAATAACCTTGCTCTTCTCTTTATTCTTGGAATGGGAATATTTCAAATTCTCTTTCATCAAAGTCCTTGGTTGGGGAATAAGCCAACATCCTTCTTTGGAAATCCAAATTTTTACGGGGCTTATCTTATTGCACTTTGGCCTGTGTTGCTTCTTGGGTTAAGAAATGAAATAAACCCCCTTGCCCCCCTTAAATTAAGGGGGGGGAAAGCGCTGCAATTTATCTCTCTTATTGATCTCATCCTCTTTATGATCAATGCCGTTTTTATCCGCTCCTGGGCGATGGTTTTGAGTTTGGGGCTGAGTATCCCTTTTTTAATTCTTATTCATTTTAAAAATCGTCGATTGCGGTTAGGGACTCTTGGGGTCTACGGAGCTTTTGTCATTTTTATTTTCCAAATTCCCTGGGTTAAAGAATCTTTAGTGACACAAATTGTTCAAGATGTTCGCCCCTTTATTTGGAAGGGGACTCTTCAACTCATTCAAGATCATCCCTTGTTGGGATGTGGACCGGGTCAATATTTTGTCTTTTATCCCCCATACCGGATTCCAGAATATTTTATCAATTCAGAAAGTGTCGATAATACAGATCATGCTCATTCGGAAATATTGGAACTTTTTGCTGAGACGGGGATTATCGGGGTATTGGTTTTTATCCTTTTCTTGCTTTTGCTTGGCATTAAAGCATTTGAAAGGGCAAAGTCTCTAGATCCCTTTTCAAAAAATATTCTTTTTTCTCTTCTTTTAGGAGCCCTGCTTCTTTATTTTGAGAATTTATTTGATGTCAATTTGCGATACTTATCGTCCAAGTTTGTCTTTTGGTCTTTTTTAGGGACCAGTTATGGGCTTTGTTTCCTAGACAAAGGGGAAAAGAAGTCCTTCAGAAAAAATTCATTTGTTCAAAGAATTATCTGTTTTTCAGGTGTGATCGTTTCCGTGACTGTTTTTTACCAAGGATTCTTTCGCCCTTTTCTTTCGGAGGTTTATTTTGAAAAGGGTGTTCAGGCAAGAAAACAGGGTTTTTACGAGAAGGCGCTTTCTTTTTATCAAAAAGCGCTTCAAATAAACCAGCAACATATTGAGGCGAGATACAGGATGGCCTTTTTATATGGTTTGATGGAGAGAAATGAAGAAGCAGCAAAAACTTATGAGAAGGTCATAGAATTTGCCCCGTTTTTTGCTTCAGTCCATGGTAATTTGGGAACGATTTATAGTCGCATGGGGGATTTAGAGAAGGCGGGTCAACATTTGTTGCTTCAGGTCAGGATGAATCCCTATGACCCGAGCCGTTTGTGTAGTCTTGCCTCTGTGGTCCTGAGAACAGGGCAAATAGAAAAAGGGATGCTTATTTTAAAGAGGGTGCTTCTTTTAGACCCTAAGAATGAGTTTGCACACGAAATGATTCAAAAAATAAAAGCAGAGAAATGGGCATAA
- the nagA gene encoding N-acetylglucosamine-6-phosphate deacetylase: protein MQSRPVAIVGGKILQGDQFVFGDLLVKNGKIEEISPKISSRKATSVDASGLRVIPGFIDLHLHCDLPGKSKDPRQYVEDISSSHARFGTTRFLATFCTAPLQKLKSYGDLIKSVKGRLKGAEILGCHLEGPFLNCKQAGAQPIAYIRKPSLALLKEVIHAFKNNLSLMTLAPELKGIGEVIAYLKDHHILPSMGHTNATYEEASCGIELGIQYGTHVFNQMPRLHHRELGAVGAILSNSRVFAEVIADGIHVHPLMVKWLLQIKGLEKLVLATDCFTPLSNDINQPPPRLETGTLAGSALSLRRAILNLIQFANVGEASAINAASLNPAKVLGINQEYGSLEPGKFADIVLVDEAFNVKMTMVAGRIVYSN from the coding sequence ATGCAATCTCGACCTGTTGCCATTGTCGGTGGAAAAATTCTTCAAGGAGATCAGTTTGTTTTCGGAGATCTCCTGGTCAAAAACGGAAAAATTGAGGAAATAAGCCCCAAAATTTCTTCAAGAAAAGCAACTTCAGTTGATGCATCGGGCCTTCGCGTCATTCCGGGTTTTATTGATTTACATCTTCATTGTGATCTGCCGGGAAAATCTAAAGATCCCCGCCAGTATGTTGAGGATATTTCAAGTAGTCATGCCCGTTTTGGGACCACGCGTTTCCTGGCAACATTCTGTACGGCACCTCTTCAAAAATTAAAGAGCTATGGCGATTTGATTAAATCTGTAAAGGGTCGTTTAAAAGGAGCTGAGATTCTCGGATGCCATTTAGAAGGGCCTTTTCTCAATTGTAAACAAGCCGGGGCGCAACCCATTGCTTATATTCGTAAGCCCTCGCTTGCTCTCTTAAAAGAGGTGATACATGCTTTTAAAAATAATCTTTCATTGATGACGCTTGCTCCTGAATTAAAGGGAATAGGAGAGGTGATTGCTTATCTAAAAGATCACCATATTCTTCCATCGATGGGACATACGAACGCGACTTATGAAGAGGCTTCTTGTGGCATTGAGTTGGGGATTCAATATGGAACGCATGTATTTAATCAAATGCCTCGACTTCATCACAGGGAGCTGGGGGCTGTAGGTGCTATCCTTTCAAATAGCAGAGTTTTTGCAGAGGTGATTGCGGACGGGATTCATGTTCATCCGCTCATGGTGAAGTGGCTTCTTCAGATTAAAGGATTAGAAAAATTAGTTTTAGCAACCGATTGTTTTACGCCACTATCCAATGACATAAATCAACCTCCTCCGCGTTTAGAAACCGGGACTTTAGCGGGAAGCGCTCTTTCTCTTCGCCGGGCGATTTTAAATTTGATACAATTTGCCAATGTGGGTGAAGCAAGTGCTATTAACGCTGCAAGTTTAAACCCTGCAAAGGTGCTCGGGATTAATCAGGAATACGGAAGCCTTGAGCCTGGAAAATTTGCAGATATTGTTTTGGTGGACGAAGCCTTTAATGTAAAAATGACAATGGTCGCGGGAAGGATAGTATATAGTAACTAG
- a CDS encoding type II secretion system protein — MKIRKSKKGFTLIELLVVIAIIAILASMLLPALAKARRRASQTKCLNNLKQIITSIHTYSIDYRELFPTTGIAGQGKSSLDLLRTSLYMTDVNVFQCPSTGTTIAASAFIAASIQYQYDNTLNENSASDSPVAIDQEFTNAAGVTVVGPHDAPRPANVVFVDGHADSTSTNPSGPTA, encoded by the coding sequence ATGAAGATTAGGAAAAGTAAAAAAGGATTTACATTAATTGAGCTCCTCGTCGTTATCGCCATCATTGCGATCTTGGCCAGCATGCTCCTCCCAGCCCTAGCCAAAGCCCGTCGCCGTGCAAGTCAGACCAAGTGCTTGAATAATTTAAAGCAGATTATTACATCAATTCATACCTACTCGATTGATTATAGAGAGTTATTTCCTACGACAGGGATTGCTGGTCAAGGGAAGAGCTCTTTAGATCTTCTAAGGACATCTTTATACATGACAGACGTAAATGTTTTTCAATGCCCTTCTACCGGAACAACAATTGCAGCGAGTGCCTTTATTGCAGCGAGTATCCAATATCAGTATGACAATACCTTGAATGAGAATTCTGCCTCAGATTCACCTGTTGCTATTGACCAGGAATTTACTAATGCTGCTGGTGTTACTGTTGTTGGTCCTCATGATGCTCCACGTCCGGCGAACGTAGTTTTCGTTGATGGACACGCAGACTCTACCAGTACGAATCCGTCAGGACCTACAGCTTAA
- a CDS encoding glutamate--tRNA ligase — translation MESKNFSPSKIRVRFAPSPTGFLHIGGARTALFNWLFARHLGGIFQLRIEDTDRTRSESRFRDEILESLQWLGLNWDEGPIYQSDRFLLYRDYAAQLVKKGAAHVFEGATVFKMPPKKVQVKDLVYGNLEFDNSLLSELVILKSDGTPTYHFACVIDDALLKITHVIRGDDHLSNTPKQLALYEALEFAPPQFAHVPMILGRDGERLSKRHGATSVLQYKEAGFLPQTLINFLALLGWSPGHDLELMERDELVKLFSLERINRKSSIFNLEKLEWMNSQYLRKLGPQAFQDYLLFCICQKWGKEPSQEILKGVARLFQERVKTFSDFYTESSYFFEDSVSLNSEAFQKYLSDSSAKERLKTFKEKLQGVTEFTSAQLEIVTRDLAKSLGVKAGDLIHPTRVALTGRSVSPGIFEVMSLLGKETVLKRLEEAIKTV, via the coding sequence ATGGAATCAAAAAATTTTTCACCATCAAAGATTCGTGTTCGGTTTGCACCGAGCCCTACGGGTTTTCTCCATATTGGGGGGGCACGAACGGCCCTTTTTAATTGGCTTTTTGCCCGTCATCTAGGGGGAATTTTCCAGCTTAGAATTGAAGATACCGATCGGACTCGGTCAGAATCCCGTTTCAGGGATGAAATTTTGGAGAGCTTACAGTGGTTAGGTTTGAATTGGGACGAGGGTCCTATTTATCAATCGGATCGATTTCTCCTTTATCGGGATTATGCGGCTCAACTCGTTAAGAAGGGGGCGGCACATGTTTTTGAGGGTGCAACGGTTTTTAAAATGCCTCCGAAAAAAGTTCAAGTTAAAGATCTGGTTTATGGAAATTTAGAATTTGACAACAGCCTCTTGAGCGAATTGGTCATTTTAAAATCGGATGGAACACCGACTTATCATTTTGCCTGTGTCATCGATGATGCGCTTTTAAAAATCACCCATGTCATCCGTGGAGATGATCACCTCTCTAATACGCCCAAGCAATTAGCCCTTTATGAGGCGTTGGAGTTTGCTCCACCTCAATTTGCGCATGTGCCTATGATTTTGGGAAGAGATGGCGAGCGCTTGAGTAAGCGTCATGGGGCGACATCTGTCCTGCAATATAAAGAGGCGGGTTTTCTTCCTCAGACGCTCATTAATTTTTTGGCGCTTTTGGGTTGGTCTCCGGGTCATGACTTGGAACTCATGGAGCGAGATGAACTCGTGAAACTCTTTTCTCTCGAACGTATCAATCGTAAGAGTTCTATTTTTAATTTAGAAAAATTAGAATGGATGAATTCACAGTATCTTCGCAAACTAGGGCCTCAGGCATTTCAGGACTATCTTCTCTTTTGTATTTGCCAGAAGTGGGGAAAGGAGCCGTCTCAAGAAATTTTGAAGGGGGTTGCTAGACTTTTTCAAGAAAGGGTTAAAACCTTTTCAGATTTTTACACGGAATCGTCCTATTTTTTTGAAGATTCTGTGAGTTTAAATTCTGAGGCTTTTCAAAAGTATCTTTCAGATTCATCTGCAAAGGAGAGACTAAAAACATTCAAGGAAAAGCTTCAAGGAGTTACAGAATTTACCTCTGCTCAACTTGAAATAGTTACGAGAGATTTAGCCAAGTCTTTAGGAGTGAAGGCCGGAGATCTTATTCATCCAACTCGAGTTGCCCTGACCGGAAGATCGGTGAGCCCTGGGATTTTTGAAGTGATGAGTTTATTGGGAAAAGAAACAGTTTTGAAGAGACTGGAAGAAGCTATAAAGACAGTTTAA